In the Tenrec ecaudatus isolate mTenEca1 chromosome 16, mTenEca1.hap1, whole genome shotgun sequence genome, one interval contains:
- the LIMK2 gene encoding LIM domain kinase 2 isoform X1, whose amino-acid sequence MAAQAGEDAWKCRGCGDHVTPSQRYYRTVSEAWHRSCFRCSECQDALTHWYYEKDGKLYCHKDYLGKFGEFCHGCSLLMTGPAMVAGEFKYHPECFACMSCKVIIEDGDTYALVQHATLYCGKCHNEVVLAPMFERLSTESVQDQLPYSVTLISMPATAEGRRGFSVSVESACSNYATTVQVKEVNRMHISSNNRNAIHPGDRILEINGTPVRTLRVEEVKDAISQTSQTLQLLVEHDPVSQRLDQLRLDARLSPHMQSADPSPTLRTLDTKENLEGTLRRRSLRRSNSISKSPGPSSPKEPLLLSRDISRSESLRCSSSYSQQIFRPCDLIHGEVLGKGFFGQAIKVTHKATGKVMVMKELIRCDEETQKTFLTEVKVMRSLDHPNVLKFIGVLYKDKKLNLLTEYIEGGTLKDFLRSVDPFPWEQKVSFAKGIASGMAYLHSMCIIHRDLNSHNCLIKLDKTVVVADFGLSRLIVEERKKPPVEKAATKKRTLRKNDRRKRYTVVGNPYWMAPEMLNGKSYDETVDVFSFGIVLCEIIGQVYADPDCLPRTLDFGLNVKLFWEKFVPTDCPPAFFPLAAICCKLEPESRPAFSKLEDSFEALSLFLGELGIPLPAELEELDHSVSMQYGLTRDSPP is encoded by the exons GTGTTCCGAATGCCAAGATGCCCTCACCCACTGGTACTATGAGAAGGATGGCAAACTCTACTGCCACAAAGACTACTTGGGGAAGTTTGGGGAGTTCTGCCACGGATGCTCCCTGCTGATGACAGGCCCTGCCATG GTAGCTGGTGAATTCAAGTACCACCCAGAGTGCTTTGCCTGCATGAGCTGCAAGGTGATCATCGAGGATGGAGACACATACGCACTGGTGCAGCATGCTACCCTCTACTG TGGGAAATGCCACAACGAGGTGGTGCTGGCACCTATGTTCGAGAGACTCTCCACGGAGTCTGTGCAGGACCAGCTACCCTACTCCGTCACGCTCATCTCCATGCCCGCCACCGCTGAGGGCAGACGGGGCTTCTCCGTGTCCGTGGAGAGCGCCTGCTCCAACTACGCCACCACTGTGCAAGTGAAAGA GGTCAACCGGATGCATATCAGTTCCAACAATCGCAATGCCATCCACCCCGGGGACCGCATCCTGGAGATCAATGGGACTCCGGTCCGCACACTTCGAGTGGAGGAG GTTAAGGACGCGATTAGCCAGACGAGCCAGACTCTGCAGCTCTTGGTTGAGCATGACCCGGTCTCCCAGCGTCTGGACCAGCTGCGGCTGGACGCACGGCTCTCTCCTCACATGCAGAGCGctgacccctcccccaccctcaggaCCCTGGACACCAAGGAAAACCTGGAGGGGACACTGAGGAGACGTTCTTTGAG ACGCAGTAACAGCATCTCCAAGTCCCCTGGCCCCAGCTCTCCAAAGGAGCCCCTGCTGCTCAGCCGGGACATCAGCCGCTCAGAATCGCTACGCTGCTCCAGCAGCTACTCACAGCAGATCTTCCGACCCTGCGACCTCATCCATGGGGAGGTCCTGGGCAAAGGCTTCTTCGGGCAGGCCATCAAG GTCACACACAAAGCCACAGGCAAGGTGATGGTCATGAAGGAGTTGATTCGGTGTGACGAAGAGACACAGAAGACTTTTCTGACTGAG gtGAAGGTGATGCGCAGCCTGGACCACCCCAATGTGCTCAAGTTCATCGGCGTGCTGTACAAGGACAAGAAACTGAACCTGCTGACAGAGTACATTGAAGGGGGCACGCTGAAAGACTTCCTGCGCAGTGTG GACCCGTTCccctgggagcagaaagtcaGCTTTGCCAAAGGCATCGCCTCTGGAATG GCCTACCTGCACTCCATGTGCATCATCCACCGGGACCTGAACTCGCACAACTGCCTCATCAAACTG GACAAGACTGTGGTGGTGGCCGACTTTGGGCTGTCTCGGCtcatagtggaggagaggaaaaaGCCCCCAGTGGAGAAGGCAGCCACCAAGAAACGCACCTTACGCAAGAATGACCGCCGGAAGCGGTACACAGTGGTGGGAAACCCTTACTGGATGGCCCCTGAGATGCTGAACG GAAAGAGCTACGACGAGACTGTGGACGTCTTCTCCTTTGGGATTGTTCTCTGTGAG ATCATCGGGCAAGTGTACGCAGATCCTGATTGCCTGCCCCGCACACTGGACTTTGGCCTCAACGTGAAGCTTTTCTGGGAGAAGTTTGTCCCCACAGACTGTCCCCCAGCCTTCTTCCCCCTGGCTGCCATCTGCTGCAAACTGGAGCCCGAGAGCAG ACCAGCCTTCTCGAAGCTGGAGGACTCCTTTGAGGCCCTGTCCCTGTTCCTGGGGGAGCTGGGCATCCCGCTGCCCGCCGAGCTGGAGGAGCTGGACCACTCAGTGAGCATGCAGTACGGCCTGACCCGGGACTCACCGCCCTAG
- the LIMK2 gene encoding LIM domain kinase 2 isoform X2: protein MGSYLSVPAYFTSRDPFRCSECQDALTHWYYEKDGKLYCHKDYLGKFGEFCHGCSLLMTGPAMVAGEFKYHPECFACMSCKVIIEDGDTYALVQHATLYCGKCHNEVVLAPMFERLSTESVQDQLPYSVTLISMPATAEGRRGFSVSVESACSNYATTVQVKEVNRMHISSNNRNAIHPGDRILEINGTPVRTLRVEEVKDAISQTSQTLQLLVEHDPVSQRLDQLRLDARLSPHMQSADPSPTLRTLDTKENLEGTLRRRSLRRSNSISKSPGPSSPKEPLLLSRDISRSESLRCSSSYSQQIFRPCDLIHGEVLGKGFFGQAIKVTHKATGKVMVMKELIRCDEETQKTFLTEVKVMRSLDHPNVLKFIGVLYKDKKLNLLTEYIEGGTLKDFLRSVDPFPWEQKVSFAKGIASGMAYLHSMCIIHRDLNSHNCLIKLDKTVVVADFGLSRLIVEERKKPPVEKAATKKRTLRKNDRRKRYTVVGNPYWMAPEMLNGKSYDETVDVFSFGIVLCEIIGQVYADPDCLPRTLDFGLNVKLFWEKFVPTDCPPAFFPLAAICCKLEPESRPAFSKLEDSFEALSLFLGELGIPLPAELEELDHSVSMQYGLTRDSPP, encoded by the exons GTGTTCCGAATGCCAAGATGCCCTCACCCACTGGTACTATGAGAAGGATGGCAAACTCTACTGCCACAAAGACTACTTGGGGAAGTTTGGGGAGTTCTGCCACGGATGCTCCCTGCTGATGACAGGCCCTGCCATG GTAGCTGGTGAATTCAAGTACCACCCAGAGTGCTTTGCCTGCATGAGCTGCAAGGTGATCATCGAGGATGGAGACACATACGCACTGGTGCAGCATGCTACCCTCTACTG TGGGAAATGCCACAACGAGGTGGTGCTGGCACCTATGTTCGAGAGACTCTCCACGGAGTCTGTGCAGGACCAGCTACCCTACTCCGTCACGCTCATCTCCATGCCCGCCACCGCTGAGGGCAGACGGGGCTTCTCCGTGTCCGTGGAGAGCGCCTGCTCCAACTACGCCACCACTGTGCAAGTGAAAGA GGTCAACCGGATGCATATCAGTTCCAACAATCGCAATGCCATCCACCCCGGGGACCGCATCCTGGAGATCAATGGGACTCCGGTCCGCACACTTCGAGTGGAGGAG GTTAAGGACGCGATTAGCCAGACGAGCCAGACTCTGCAGCTCTTGGTTGAGCATGACCCGGTCTCCCAGCGTCTGGACCAGCTGCGGCTGGACGCACGGCTCTCTCCTCACATGCAGAGCGctgacccctcccccaccctcaggaCCCTGGACACCAAGGAAAACCTGGAGGGGACACTGAGGAGACGTTCTTTGAG ACGCAGTAACAGCATCTCCAAGTCCCCTGGCCCCAGCTCTCCAAAGGAGCCCCTGCTGCTCAGCCGGGACATCAGCCGCTCAGAATCGCTACGCTGCTCCAGCAGCTACTCACAGCAGATCTTCCGACCCTGCGACCTCATCCATGGGGAGGTCCTGGGCAAAGGCTTCTTCGGGCAGGCCATCAAG GTCACACACAAAGCCACAGGCAAGGTGATGGTCATGAAGGAGTTGATTCGGTGTGACGAAGAGACACAGAAGACTTTTCTGACTGAG gtGAAGGTGATGCGCAGCCTGGACCACCCCAATGTGCTCAAGTTCATCGGCGTGCTGTACAAGGACAAGAAACTGAACCTGCTGACAGAGTACATTGAAGGGGGCACGCTGAAAGACTTCCTGCGCAGTGTG GACCCGTTCccctgggagcagaaagtcaGCTTTGCCAAAGGCATCGCCTCTGGAATG GCCTACCTGCACTCCATGTGCATCATCCACCGGGACCTGAACTCGCACAACTGCCTCATCAAACTG GACAAGACTGTGGTGGTGGCCGACTTTGGGCTGTCTCGGCtcatagtggaggagaggaaaaaGCCCCCAGTGGAGAAGGCAGCCACCAAGAAACGCACCTTACGCAAGAATGACCGCCGGAAGCGGTACACAGTGGTGGGAAACCCTTACTGGATGGCCCCTGAGATGCTGAACG GAAAGAGCTACGACGAGACTGTGGACGTCTTCTCCTTTGGGATTGTTCTCTGTGAG ATCATCGGGCAAGTGTACGCAGATCCTGATTGCCTGCCCCGCACACTGGACTTTGGCCTCAACGTGAAGCTTTTCTGGGAGAAGTTTGTCCCCACAGACTGTCCCCCAGCCTTCTTCCCCCTGGCTGCCATCTGCTGCAAACTGGAGCCCGAGAGCAG ACCAGCCTTCTCGAAGCTGGAGGACTCCTTTGAGGCCCTGTCCCTGTTCCTGGGGGAGCTGGGCATCCCGCTGCCCGCCGAGCTGGAGGAGCTGGACCACTCAGTGAGCATGCAGTACGGCCTGACCCGGGACTCACCGCCCTAG